The following are encoded in a window of Nibricoccus aquaticus genomic DNA:
- a CDS encoding tetratricopeptide repeat protein: MTKATHTATSPRLFAWLAPLVLIAAITFAYHDTLSVPFLFDDTASIQQNLTLDSLWQSLRPPADSGVTVSGRPLLNLSFALSDRLGAGTLAGHHLVNIAIHAANACLLYALVLGTLQLSSVSRYAPRFPHAHSLAIALLWSLHPLQTESVTYLVQRAESLAAFFYLLTLYLFLRSQTTPPHRSRFLLIATVTACALGMAAKEVMVSAPLLVLLYDRAFLSRDLPSAWKTKKHFYLALFSTWAVLILCIIQSGSRGNTAGFHAGTSWIDYIYTQAFAITHYLRLAFWPSPIVFDYGRELITSFNSIAWPAALLIVAIAWIFKRWWHNRPSGFLGVLFLAVLAPTTLVPVATQTIAEHRTYLALAPLFAGTVLLFARLLGEKAACFLTAALSLTLVFITLDRNRDYHSVESIWSDTLAKRPTNDRAWHSMGYVYLEKNLPDEAKNSFRQAMQLHSDPVNIMGYAHALTKSGDTGEADEAIYLYRTALAAVPSTYTDVYESMSNLGLLLGQKGEYDEALRWLNNAIALAPRKTGAPYNLGSLYFSLGRYEEATAPLRLALSDPKQGDAASDLLVRALLSLGKTSDALALAEKQTAAHPDSLLLRLSHAQALAASGRLDAALAEYQAILAQAPAFPSARTQLGILFFATRRLPDARRELALAVTQNPRDAAAQSTLAEVLLKSGEPDEAVPHFEAALQLAPADRKSRYLLANTLLQLGDLDDAIPHYQRLIQEKSPPLAEIHNQLAIAYAQKNDFAQARAHFSECLRLDPKHTGASENLRRLPAP; encoded by the coding sequence ATGACGAAGGCCACCCACACCGCCACCTCCCCACGCCTGTTCGCTTGGCTTGCGCCCCTGGTCCTGATCGCAGCGATCACCTTCGCCTACCACGACACGCTCTCCGTCCCGTTCCTCTTCGACGACACCGCCTCAATCCAGCAAAACCTCACCCTCGACAGCCTCTGGCAATCCCTCCGCCCACCCGCCGACAGCGGCGTCACCGTTAGCGGCAGGCCTCTGCTCAACCTCTCCTTCGCACTCAGCGATCGCCTCGGCGCAGGCACCCTCGCGGGCCATCACCTCGTCAACATCGCCATCCACGCCGCCAACGCCTGCCTCCTGTACGCACTGGTTCTTGGCACCCTCCAGCTGTCCTCAGTCTCCCGATACGCCCCCAGATTCCCCCATGCCCACTCGCTAGCGATCGCCCTTCTCTGGTCGCTCCACCCGCTGCAAACCGAGTCCGTCACCTACCTCGTCCAACGCGCCGAATCCCTCGCCGCCTTTTTCTACCTCCTCACCCTTTACCTGTTCCTGCGCTCGCAAACCACCCCGCCCCATCGCTCGCGATTCCTACTCATCGCCACCGTCACCGCCTGCGCCCTCGGCATGGCCGCCAAGGAGGTCATGGTCTCCGCTCCGCTCCTGGTCCTCCTCTACGACCGCGCCTTCCTCAGCCGCGACCTGCCGTCCGCGTGGAAAACCAAAAAACACTTCTACCTCGCCCTGTTTTCCACCTGGGCCGTCCTCATCCTCTGCATCATCCAGAGCGGCTCCCGCGGAAACACCGCCGGCTTCCACGCCGGCACCAGCTGGATCGACTATATCTACACTCAGGCCTTCGCGATCACCCACTACCTGCGCCTCGCCTTCTGGCCCTCCCCCATCGTGTTCGATTACGGCCGCGAACTCATCACTTCCTTCAACTCCATCGCCTGGCCCGCCGCTCTGCTGATCGTGGCCATCGCGTGGATCTTCAAACGCTGGTGGCACAACCGTCCCTCCGGTTTCCTCGGCGTTCTTTTCCTCGCCGTCCTCGCCCCCACCACCCTCGTCCCCGTCGCCACCCAGACCATCGCCGAACACCGCACTTACCTGGCCCTCGCCCCGCTCTTCGCGGGCACCGTACTCCTGTTCGCCCGCCTCCTCGGTGAAAAAGCCGCCTGCTTCCTCACCGCCGCTCTCTCCCTCACCCTCGTATTCATCACCCTCGACCGCAACCGCGACTACCACTCCGTCGAATCCATCTGGTCCGACACCCTCGCCAAACGCCCCACCAACGACCGCGCCTGGCACTCCATGGGCTACGTTTACCTCGAAAAAAATCTCCCCGACGAGGCCAAGAATTCCTTCCGCCAGGCCATGCAGCTCCACAGCGATCCGGTCAACATCATGGGCTACGCTCACGCCCTCACCAAATCCGGTGACACAGGCGAAGCCGACGAGGCCATCTACCTCTACCGCACCGCCCTCGCTGCCGTCCCCAGCACCTACACCGACGTTTACGAAAGCATGTCCAACCTCGGCCTGCTCCTCGGTCAGAAAGGCGAATACGACGAAGCCCTCCGCTGGCTCAACAACGCCATCGCGCTCGCCCCCCGCAAAACCGGCGCACCCTACAACCTCGGCTCCCTCTATTTCTCCCTCGGCCGCTACGAAGAAGCCACCGCCCCGCTCCGCCTCGCCCTCTCTGATCCTAAACAAGGCGACGCCGCCAGCGACCTCCTCGTCCGCGCACTCCTCAGCCTCGGCAAAACCAGCGACGCCCTCGCCCTCGCCGAAAAACAAACCGCCGCCCACCCGGACTCCCTCCTCCTCCGCCTCTCCCACGCCCAAGCCCTCGCCGCCTCCGGCAGACTCGACGCCGCCCTCGCCGAATACCAAGCCATCCTCGCCCAGGCCCCCGCCTTCCCCTCCGCACGCACCCAGCTCGGTATCCTTTTTTTCGCCACACGCCGCCTCCCCGATGCCCGCCGCGAGCTCGCCCTCGCCGTCACCCAAAACCCCCGCGACGCCGCCGCTCAATCCACGCTCGCCGAAGTCCTCCTCAAATCCGGCGAGCCCGACGAGGCCGTCCCCCACTTCGAAGCCGCCCTCCAGCTCGCCCCCGCCGACCGCAAATCCCGCTACCTCCTCGCCAACACTCTCCTCCAGCTCGGCGATCTCGACGACGCCATCCCTCACTACCAGCGCCTCATTCAGGAAAAATCCCCGCCCCTCGCCGAAATCCACAACCAGCTCGCCATCGCCTACGCCCAAAAAAACGACTTCGCCCAAGCCCGCGCCCACTTCTCCGAATGCCTCCGCCTCGATCCTAAACACACCGGCGCTTCAGAAAACCTACGCCGCCTCCCCGCACCATAA
- a CDS encoding glycoside hydrolase family 95 protein, whose product MPFSFRSLAGVFVFALAAASSLATSSTPPPVLWYEQPAAKWTEALPVGNGRMGAMIFGSPAEERIQYNEDTLWTGKPHDYARPGAVQHLPAIRKAIADGDSKRANDLVRAHFIGDPVRQKAYQPFGDLRLSFPGHQLATSYRRELDLDAAVARTTYRFEETTYTREVFASYPAQAIVIRLTADKPGALNVILRSESPHKSAANRLVGTDTLALSGQIAADGLRFESRVRLIATGGTTEPSENKIVVKNADSVLLVLVAATSFKNYEDISANPAERCAAYLARLENESFASLLGAHQADHRNLFNRVSLNLGSTDAAALPTDQRQKRLKENGLISDPALASLHFQYGRYLLIASSRPGSQPANLQGVWNEEMNPPWEGKFTTNINFEMNYWPAEITNLSECHQPMFDLIDDVVVSGRRTARTNYGVGGWVLHHNTDLWRATAPVNNIDGMWSTGGAWLCHHLWEHYLFTGDREFLAKRAYPVMRESAQFFAEFLVKDPKTGWLVTSPSHSPEQGPLTIGPTMDQQLIRALFRSVIESAAILKTDTEFAGKIADLYAQLAPNQIGKHGQLQEWLDDVDVPDNNHRHMSPLWALYPGTDITPATPAVYDAAKKLLAWRGQGSTGWSFAWRIPLWARVGDGDYAFSQLAGLLQKRTLPNLFDLCGPFQIDGNFGATAGVAEMLLQSHAFSPSDKALRILDLLPALPKAWPTGSITGLRARGGFEIDLEWQDGALTRVIVRSTLGQPCRLRFGRFTEDIATLAGQTYILDGQLKRLR is encoded by the coding sequence ATGCCTTTCTCATTTCGCTCACTCGCCGGAGTCTTCGTCTTCGCTCTCGCCGCAGCGTCATCGCTCGCCACCAGCTCCACCCCGCCGCCCGTCCTCTGGTACGAGCAACCCGCCGCCAAATGGACCGAAGCCCTCCCCGTCGGCAATGGCCGCATGGGCGCGATGATCTTCGGCAGCCCCGCCGAGGAACGCATCCAGTACAACGAAGACACCCTCTGGACCGGCAAACCCCACGACTACGCCCGCCCCGGCGCCGTCCAGCATCTCCCCGCCATCCGCAAAGCCATCGCCGACGGCGACAGCAAACGCGCCAACGACCTCGTCCGCGCCCACTTCATCGGCGACCCCGTCCGCCAGAAAGCGTATCAACCTTTCGGCGATTTGCGCCTCAGCTTCCCAGGCCACCAGCTGGCGACCAGCTACCGCCGCGAACTCGACCTCGACGCCGCCGTCGCCCGCACCACCTACCGCTTCGAGGAGACCACCTACACGCGCGAGGTCTTCGCCAGCTACCCAGCCCAGGCCATCGTCATCCGCCTCACCGCCGACAAACCCGGCGCCCTCAACGTCATCCTCCGCAGCGAGAGCCCGCACAAAAGCGCCGCCAACCGTCTCGTCGGCACCGACACCCTCGCCCTCTCCGGCCAGATCGCCGCCGACGGCCTCCGCTTCGAATCCCGCGTCCGCCTCATAGCCACCGGCGGCACCACGGAGCCTTCGGAGAACAAGATCGTCGTCAAAAACGCCGACAGCGTCCTCCTTGTCCTCGTCGCCGCCACCAGCTTCAAAAACTACGAAGACATCTCCGCCAACCCCGCCGAACGCTGCGCCGCTTATCTCGCCCGCCTGGAAAACGAGTCCTTCGCCTCGCTCCTCGGCGCCCATCAGGCCGATCACCGCAACCTCTTCAACCGCGTTTCCCTCAACCTCGGCTCGACCGATGCCGCCGCGCTCCCCACCGACCAGCGCCAGAAACGCCTCAAGGAAAACGGCCTCATCAGCGACCCCGCCCTTGCGTCACTGCACTTCCAATACGGCCGCTACCTCCTCATCGCCAGCAGCCGCCCCGGCTCCCAGCCAGCCAATCTACAAGGCGTCTGGAACGAGGAGATGAACCCGCCGTGGGAAGGAAAATTCACCACCAACATCAACTTCGAGATGAATTACTGGCCCGCCGAGATCACTAATCTCAGCGAGTGCCACCAGCCCATGTTCGATCTCATCGACGATGTCGTCGTCAGTGGCCGCCGCACCGCCCGCACCAACTACGGCGTCGGCGGCTGGGTGCTCCATCACAACACCGACCTCTGGCGGGCCACCGCCCCGGTAAACAACATCGACGGTATGTGGTCCACTGGCGGCGCCTGGCTTTGCCACCACCTCTGGGAACACTACCTCTTCACCGGCGACCGCGAGTTCCTCGCGAAACGCGCTTACCCGGTCATGCGCGAGTCTGCGCAATTCTTCGCCGAGTTCCTCGTCAAAGATCCCAAGACCGGCTGGCTGGTCACCAGCCCTTCGCATTCCCCCGAACAAGGCCCGCTCACCATCGGCCCCACGATGGATCAACAACTCATCCGCGCTCTCTTCCGCTCCGTCATCGAGTCCGCCGCCATCCTTAAAACGGATACCGAATTCGCCGGCAAAATCGCCGACCTCTACGCCCAGCTCGCTCCCAATCAGATCGGCAAACACGGCCAGCTCCAGGAGTGGCTCGACGACGTGGACGTCCCCGACAACAACCACCGCCACATGTCCCCGCTCTGGGCGCTCTACCCCGGCACCGACATCACGCCCGCCACGCCCGCCGTTTACGACGCCGCGAAAAAACTCCTCGCCTGGCGCGGCCAAGGCTCTACCGGCTGGAGTTTCGCCTGGCGCATTCCGCTCTGGGCCCGCGTCGGCGACGGCGACTATGCCTTCAGCCAGCTCGCCGGCCTCCTCCAGAAGCGCACGCTCCCCAATCTCTTCGATCTCTGCGGCCCGTTCCAAATCGATGGCAACTTCGGCGCCACCGCCGGCGTAGCCGAGATGCTGCTACAAAGCCACGCCTTCTCGCCCAGCGATAAAGCTCTCCGCATTCTCGATCTCCTCCCGGCTCTTCCGAAAGCCTGGCCCACCGGCAGCATCACCGGCCTCCGCGCCCGCGGCGGTTTCGAAATCGATCTCGAATGGCAGGACGGCGCCCTCACCCGCGTCATCGTCCGCTCCACGCTCGGCCAGCCCTGCCGCCTCCGCTTCGGCCGCTTCACCGAAGACATCGCGACCCTTGCCGGCCAGACCTACATCCTCGACGGCCAGCTCAAACGCCTCCGCTAA
- a CDS encoding family 78 glycoside hydrolase catalytic domain, with translation MRTLFRLLLVTLTFMSAAQAADYRVADLKTEYSVDPLGIDLAQPRLQWRVESGERGQRQTAYQILVASSAGELAGDRGDLWDSGRVESSETTFIRYAGAKLVSAQKVFWKTRSWDRAGKPSAWSTSATWTMALLEQTDWKGIWITPQTSSEAVIMRREFAVKSGLKRALAFVSGVGIYELGFNGKKAGDDLLAPGWTNFDETILYRTEDVTALLTEGTNAATMELGNGMYHVVRRNRFAKFTGSFGPLRAMLHLQLEYADGSVEVVGTDEKWRTDPGPVTFNGIFSGEDHDARKEPSGWRNAGFNDSAWPNAVPVNRPAFVLKAHSRDSEPLRVIETRKPVSVRELKPGLTLYDFGQNTSFMPRILVSGPAGSTVKMTPGEVINEDGTIDRGTMGGAHRGSAWWQYTKATDGEETWFPKFYYVGSRYLSTEFIPATEGGALPKLESVEMAIVHAVAEPTGHFETSNGLFNRIRDLVRWAQRSNMVSVLTDCPHREKLGWIEQFHLNGPSIRYEFDTARIFTKAMWDMAEAQTEEGLIPNIAPEYTKFKGAFRGAAEWGAAFILVPWQQYQFTGDVELLRSHYGRMKTYFAYLESRTQDGILSDGLGDWYDLDINKKGRAGLTPAPITATAFLFHDAEMLSQIARLLGKKDDAAMYAEKAKAIHARYQKEFFKPETGTYATNSQASNALALGLNIAESTARESVLASLVKDVEERGYATAGDIGFRYLLRSLADAGRSDVVAKLINQDEKPGYGYQIKQGATALPESWNASRGASHNHFMLGQVIEWFYHDLAGIRPDPSAPGFKRFIIAPQLVAETTWVDASYESIHGKIAVRWERASVGAPLTLKVTVPTNTTAIVYLPQTGAGDVRESGRPLTLGDPNVRLAQKGRALTALEVASGSYVFEVR, from the coding sequence ATGCGAACGCTTTTCCGCCTCCTGCTTGTCACGCTGACGTTCATGTCTGCCGCTCAGGCGGCGGATTACCGGGTTGCCGATCTGAAAACCGAGTACAGCGTCGATCCGCTCGGCATCGATTTGGCGCAGCCACGGTTGCAGTGGCGGGTGGAAAGCGGCGAACGTGGGCAACGTCAGACCGCTTATCAAATTCTCGTCGCGTCTTCAGCCGGCGAGCTTGCGGGGGATCGCGGCGATCTTTGGGACAGCGGACGCGTTGAAAGCAGCGAGACGACGTTTATTCGTTATGCCGGGGCCAAGCTGGTGTCGGCGCAGAAAGTGTTTTGGAAAACGCGCTCGTGGGATCGCGCGGGAAAGCCGTCCGCGTGGAGCACTTCCGCGACATGGACGATGGCGCTCCTGGAGCAGACGGACTGGAAAGGCATCTGGATCACGCCGCAGACGAGCAGCGAAGCGGTGATCATGCGCCGCGAATTTGCCGTGAAGTCCGGCCTGAAACGCGCGCTCGCGTTTGTCTCGGGCGTTGGAATCTACGAACTCGGTTTCAACGGGAAGAAGGCGGGCGATGATCTGCTCGCGCCTGGCTGGACCAATTTTGATGAGACCATTCTTTATCGTACGGAAGACGTGACGGCTTTGCTCACAGAGGGTACGAACGCGGCCACGATGGAGCTCGGCAACGGCATGTATCATGTCGTGCGTCGCAATCGTTTCGCCAAGTTCACCGGTTCGTTTGGGCCGTTGCGCGCGATGCTGCATCTCCAGCTGGAATATGCGGATGGCTCGGTCGAAGTCGTTGGCACCGATGAGAAGTGGCGCACGGATCCCGGCCCGGTGACGTTCAACGGCATTTTTTCCGGAGAAGATCATGATGCGCGCAAAGAGCCGAGTGGCTGGCGCAACGCAGGTTTCAATGATTCGGCGTGGCCGAATGCGGTCCCTGTGAATCGTCCGGCGTTTGTGCTCAAGGCGCATAGTCGGGACTCCGAGCCATTGCGTGTGATCGAGACGCGCAAGCCGGTGTCGGTGCGTGAGCTGAAGCCCGGGCTGACACTCTACGATTTTGGACAGAACACGTCGTTCATGCCGCGCATCCTCGTGAGCGGGCCTGCGGGCTCGACGGTGAAGATGACCCCTGGCGAAGTCATCAACGAGGATGGCACGATCGATCGAGGAACCATGGGCGGCGCACATCGCGGTTCGGCTTGGTGGCAGTACACGAAGGCGACGGACGGCGAGGAGACGTGGTTCCCGAAGTTTTACTACGTGGGCTCACGCTATCTCTCCACGGAGTTTATTCCTGCGACGGAAGGCGGTGCATTGCCGAAGTTGGAAAGCGTGGAGATGGCGATCGTTCACGCCGTGGCGGAGCCTACCGGGCATTTCGAGACGTCGAACGGGCTGTTCAACCGTATCCGGGATCTGGTGCGCTGGGCGCAGCGTTCGAACATGGTGTCGGTGCTGACGGACTGCCCGCATCGCGAGAAGCTGGGCTGGATCGAGCAGTTTCATCTCAACGGGCCGTCGATCCGCTACGAATTCGACACGGCGCGTATCTTCACGAAGGCGATGTGGGACATGGCTGAGGCGCAGACGGAGGAGGGGCTGATTCCGAATATCGCGCCCGAGTACACCAAGTTCAAAGGCGCGTTTCGCGGAGCGGCGGAGTGGGGCGCGGCATTTATTCTCGTGCCCTGGCAGCAATACCAGTTCACCGGCGATGTGGAGCTGCTGCGCTCGCACTACGGACGGATGAAGACGTACTTCGCTTATCTGGAGAGTCGGACGCAGGACGGGATTTTGTCGGACGGGCTCGGCGACTGGTACGATCTCGATATCAATAAAAAGGGCCGGGCAGGCCTCACGCCCGCGCCCATCACGGCGACGGCGTTTCTATTCCATGATGCCGAGATGCTCTCGCAGATCGCCCGGTTGCTCGGGAAGAAGGACGATGCGGCGATGTATGCGGAGAAGGCGAAGGCGATCCATGCGCGTTATCAGAAAGAGTTTTTCAAGCCGGAGACCGGCACGTACGCCACGAACTCGCAGGCTTCGAACGCGCTGGCACTCGGGCTGAACATCGCGGAATCAACGGCCCGGGAGAGTGTGCTGGCGTCTCTGGTGAAGGACGTCGAGGAGCGCGGTTATGCGACGGCGGGCGACATCGGATTTCGTTATCTGCTGCGCTCTCTCGCGGACGCGGGGCGCTCGGATGTCGTGGCGAAGCTGATCAATCAGGATGAAAAGCCCGGGTATGGTTATCAGATCAAGCAAGGCGCGACGGCGCTGCCGGAGTCGTGGAATGCAAGCCGCGGGGCGTCGCATAATCACTTCATGCTCGGGCAGGTCATCGAATGGTTTTATCACGACCTCGCTGGCATCCGGCCTGATCCGAGTGCGCCGGGATTCAAGCGGTTCATCATCGCGCCGCAGCTGGTCGCGGAGACGACGTGGGTGGATGCGAGCTACGAATCGATCCACGGAAAAATCGCGGTGCGGTGGGAGCGCGCGTCGGTGGGAGCACCGCTGACGCTCAAGGTAACGGTGCCGACAAATACGACGGCGATCGTTTATCTGCCGCAGACGGGTGCCGGGGATGTTCGAGAAAGCGGGCGTCCGCTGACCCTTGGAGACCCCAATGTGAGGCTCGCGCAGAAAGGCAGAGCGCTCACGGCCCTCGAAGTAGCCTCGGGCAGCTATGTGTTCGAAGTTCGCTGA
- a CDS encoding Ig-like domain-containing protein, giving the protein MHLPRSLAFGLTLSALLSSASAQSATPLKVDFSIPGRSDAIAPHFNQWPVKNGASDEKEIAGLSFKLTHRGPGKGIATTWWKFGALEGSRMAVDGVTLDNGDTTSVLELRMRGLTPGPHTLVTYHNISEDDSKNPYGKIDIAINGTAQISGLTPSRRATDETAAFAYLTFNATAGQEVVIAFTPSPASADPSAKRRNIILNGFELDASSPALRARQPSPAHGDYHTDADTAPLSLTWVPAASAVTHHVYLGTSLEAVANATPQSPEYRGPVSKPAFSPGALSPLVRHFWRIDEVDAAGLVTRGEVWSFQPRRVAFPGAEGYGRFALGGRGGRVIEVTNLNDSGPGSLRAAVEADGPRTVVFTVSGLITLESKLPVRNPFITIAGQTAPGKGITIRKYNLGLLGAHDSIIRHLRVRPGNIAGVTLDGMGMAGTDHAIFDHCSISWTIDESFSSRGAKNITLQRTLISEALNAAGHKNYEAGKPHGFAASIGGDIGSFHHNLLAHNYGRNWSLAGGLGAGGAFTGRLDITNNVVYNWGRRATDGGAHEVNFVNNYYKPGAATTMFYALNAQYGGFPGTQRYYFAGNVMPGKFDEKSQKKGRMVSTELGAKMPTYEVYVDQPFFPSHVTTQSARHAYKVVLSDVGANAPALDNHDTRMISETLAGTYSFKGSKTGLPGMPDTQVDSGGWEALPEIRRDASWDTDHDGLPDWWEKLHGSNPASPANDYSDSNADRDANGFTDLEDYLAWMATPRTSIPAGQPTELPFSILSNLTAGFTDKPVFTVASAKNGELVILPDGKAARFTPAPGFTGLASFTFTVTDAEGDSLTRTVNLLVQ; this is encoded by the coding sequence ATGCATCTCCCCCGCTCACTCGCCTTCGGCCTTACTCTCTCCGCGCTGCTTTCCTCCGCCTCCGCGCAATCCGCCACTCCGCTCAAAGTCGACTTCAGCATCCCCGGTCGCAGCGACGCCATCGCCCCTCACTTCAACCAATGGCCCGTTAAAAACGGCGCCTCCGACGAGAAAGAAATCGCCGGCCTCTCCTTCAAGCTCACCCACCGCGGCCCCGGCAAAGGCATCGCCACCACGTGGTGGAAATTCGGCGCCCTCGAAGGCTCCCGCATGGCCGTGGACGGCGTCACTCTCGACAACGGCGACACTACCTCCGTCCTCGAACTCCGCATGCGCGGCCTCACTCCCGGCCCTCACACCCTCGTCACCTATCACAACATCTCCGAAGACGACTCCAAAAATCCCTACGGCAAAATCGACATCGCCATCAACGGCACCGCGCAAATCTCCGGCCTCACCCCGTCCCGCCGCGCCACCGACGAAACCGCCGCCTTCGCCTACCTCACCTTCAACGCCACCGCCGGCCAGGAGGTCGTCATCGCCTTCACGCCTTCGCCCGCCTCCGCCGACCCTTCCGCAAAACGCCGCAACATCATCCTCAACGGCTTCGAGCTCGACGCCTCCAGCCCCGCCCTCCGCGCCCGCCAGCCTTCCCCCGCTCACGGCGACTACCACACCGACGCCGACACCGCCCCGCTTTCACTCACCTGGGTTCCCGCCGCTTCTGCGGTCACTCATCACGTTTACCTCGGCACCAGCCTCGAAGCCGTCGCCAACGCCACCCCGCAATCCCCCGAATACCGCGGCCCCGTTTCCAAGCCTGCCTTCTCCCCTGGCGCACTCAGTCCGCTCGTCCGCCACTTCTGGCGTATCGACGAAGTCGATGCCGCTGGTCTTGTCACTCGCGGTGAGGTCTGGTCCTTCCAACCCCGCCGCGTCGCCTTCCCCGGAGCCGAGGGCTACGGTCGCTTCGCCCTCGGCGGACGTGGCGGTCGCGTCATCGAGGTCACCAACCTCAACGACTCCGGCCCCGGCTCCCTCCGCGCCGCCGTCGAGGCCGACGGCCCCCGCACCGTCGTCTTCACCGTCTCCGGCCTCATCACCCTCGAGAGCAAACTCCCCGTCCGGAATCCGTTCATCACCATCGCCGGTCAGACCGCCCCCGGCAAAGGCATCACCATCCGCAAATATAACCTCGGCCTCCTCGGCGCCCACGACTCCATCATCCGCCACCTCCGCGTCCGCCCCGGCAACATCGCCGGCGTCACCCTCGACGGCATGGGCATGGCCGGCACCGACCACGCCATCTTCGATCACTGCTCCATCAGCTGGACCATCGACGAATCCTTCAGCTCCCGCGGCGCGAAAAATATCACACTCCAGCGCACCCTCATCTCCGAAGCCCTCAACGCCGCCGGCCACAAAAATTACGAAGCGGGCAAACCCCATGGCTTCGCGGCCTCCATCGGCGGTGACATCGGTTCCTTCCACCACAATCTTCTCGCCCATAACTACGGCCGCAATTGGTCCCTCGCTGGCGGTCTCGGTGCAGGCGGCGCCTTCACTGGCCGCCTCGATATCACCAACAACGTAGTGTACAACTGGGGACGCCGCGCCACGGACGGCGGCGCTCACGAGGTCAACTTCGTCAACAATTACTACAAGCCCGGCGCGGCCACCACGATGTTCTACGCCCTCAACGCCCAGTACGGCGGCTTCCCCGGCACCCAGCGCTACTACTTCGCCGGAAACGTCATGCCCGGCAAATTCGACGAGAAATCACAGAAGAAGGGCCGCATGGTCAGCACCGAGCTCGGCGCCAAAATGCCCACCTACGAGGTTTACGTGGACCAGCCTTTCTTCCCGTCGCACGTCACCACCCAGTCCGCCCGCCACGCCTATAAAGTCGTCCTCTCCGATGTCGGCGCCAACGCCCCCGCCCTCGATAATCACGACACCCGCATGATCTCCGAGACGCTCGCCGGCACCTACTCCTTCAAAGGCTCGAAGACCGGCCTCCCCGGTATGCCCGACACCCAGGTCGACTCCGGCGGCTGGGAAGCTCTTCCCGAGATCCGCCGCGACGCTTCGTGGGACACCGACCACGACGGCCTCCCCGACTGGTGGGAAAAACTCCACGGCTCCAACCCCGCGTCTCCGGCCAATGACTACAGCGACTCAAACGCCGACCGCGACGCCAACGGCTTCACCGATCTCGAAGACTACCTCGCCTGGATGGCCACGCCCCGCACCTCGATCCCCGCCGGCCAGCCGACCGAGCTCCCGTTCTCCATCCTCTCCAACCTCACCGCCGGCTTCACCGACAAGCCCGTCTTCACCGTCGCCTCTGCCAAAAATGGCGAACTCGTCATTCTCCCCGACGGCAAAGCCGCCCGCTTCACGCCCGCCCCCGGCTTCACCGGACTCGCCTCCTTCACTTTCACTGTCACCGATGCCGAGGGCGACTCGCTCACGCGCACCGTGAATCTTCTCGTGCAATAA
- a CDS encoding DUF3826 domain-containing protein: MNSLRLLSLSILGSALLLGSARAADPAPAAPADKEAAYTKVLDERSSKIVAALELGDSTKAARVQARIIAQYRSLNAWQETHEEKLKELRKTKDAEPAKSEIAAIYAARKTARDTFLADLAKDLTPAQVDTVKDKLTYNKLQVTYNGYLQQLPSLKEEQKKKIYDWLLEAREEGIDGVSSHEKDEIFGKYKGRINNYLSNEGYDLKQSSIDWKARRDAEAASGKK; this comes from the coding sequence ATGAACTCCCTCCGCCTCCTCTCCCTGAGCATCCTCGGCTCCGCTCTCTTGCTCGGCTCCGCTCGCGCCGCCGATCCTGCTCCCGCCGCCCCAGCCGATAAAGAAGCCGCCTACACCAAAGTCCTCGACGAACGCTCCTCCAAGATCGTCGCCGCCCTCGAACTCGGCGACTCCACCAAAGCCGCCCGCGTCCAGGCCCGCATCATCGCCCAATATCGCTCCCTCAACGCCTGGCAGGAAACCCACGAAGAAAAACTCAAGGAGCTCCGCAAAACGAAAGACGCCGAGCCCGCGAAATCCGAAATCGCCGCCATCTACGCCGCCCGCAAAACCGCCCGCGACACCTTCCTCGCCGACCTCGCGAAAGACCTCACCCCGGCTCAAGTGGACACCGTCAAAGACAAGCTCACCTATAACAAACTACAGGTCACCTACAACGGCTACCTCCAGCAACTCCCCTCACTCAAAGAAGAGCAGAAGAAAAAAATCTACGACTGGCTCCTCGAAGCCCGCGAAGAAGGCATCGACGGCGTCAGCTCCCACGAAAAAGACGAAATTTTCGGCAAGTACAAAGGCCGCATCAACAACTACCTCTCCAACGAAGGCTACGACTTAAAGCAAAGCAGCATCGACTGGAAAGCCCGCCGCGACGCCGAAGCCGCCTCCGGCAAAAAGTAA